Part of the Venturia canescens isolate UGA chromosome 2, ASM1945775v1, whole genome shotgun sequence genome is shown below.
gaCAAGAATTCGGCCCGAAATTCATGATTGTCCAACAttgtatttttctcgtttttcttttctcccatTAATATTACTACAATTATCGTACTACGAcgttttttatagtttttttttattcttttattgcTCTCTAacgtaaaagaaaatttttcggaCCGAATCCAAATCATCGAGGAAGGCAATACTGTGTTATTTTAATCTCTTCATCCCTgtgttcgtgtgtgtgtgtgtgcgcgcgcgcgcgcgcgtgtgtgtgtgtttctcACTCtactccctctctctcgctttctttttctcttgctccctctctctttctctctctctctctctctctctctctctctctctctctctctctctctctctctcttgttaaTCAAGTAATTTAACAATAATTCtcacattcttttttttttagctcATTCCCAAAAGTCAACGCACTTTTGAGCCAAGTTTTCCACACTCGTGATTATGTGTACATACATTTATAACTCTagcttttatatatattcttctttcttcttgtTTCTACATTATTCCCCGGGCCTACCTAAGAGTAATAATAGTTTCGAGCACAGAAGTCCCTTAAAgggtgaaaaaaaggagaacgTTCGGTTCGTTTCGGTTCGTTTCAAACACGACGTATGAGCGTTGAATTACCTTATGACAAAGGAAAAACACAACGTGATGCACATTATTCAGAATTCTTCTTAATTTGGGACACTTTTACGGTCCAGACCATGCCACTCATATACGTACGAggcgaagattttttttttgcttatttTGTTACTCTGTTTGTTCAATAAGTATACGATTATCAACACTACTCACGCCGAATAACTCGTATCAATTTtacgaacgaaaaaacgatCAACAAAATATCTGAAATAAcgcaaatttgacaattgtaaaaTGATGAATTAAACGCGCTGCGATAATACTTATAAATACACACGAAATTTGTctaaattcgtatttacataCGTGGGACCATTATTatagttgtttttttcaacacgTTTCCTCGTTTCTTTTAATAATCCTCTCGAAATGATCTCACCGAACGATTGAAATACACGATATAGTCGAGAGATCGGAgataaattatttcattagttttgttttttttttttcagtaacaGTATAATACAGTAGCAATAGACCGCCTCTAAGAACTAATTGGTGTTCGTACATTGAtccccttttttttcattttggtaccgattatcatattttttcgtttcctgtCTTTCCCAAAGTCCCCAAccgattcatttttctttttcatttcttcgttCCTCGGCCTTTTAATCATCGATATCTTTTCACCTAGACCCTTGCAATTGAATTCCCACGTTATTCATTCAAGTGGCATAATACCTAAGATTTTTTAGCAGAGATTCAATTAGATCTTCGTTATACATGTTCGCAACGATTTGACCTCTGGTCGCCCGGCGAAGAATTTACGAATAAAGTGTCTTCTTCTTTCCCTCGTTTTTGTCGAATGTCTCCATCGAAGGCCGAATGGAAGACGAAATGTAGTGAAATTGGAGTTAAACTTTAAGTTAAATGATAGTCTCCGTTAGTAtataaatgactttttttaattgaaaaaacatgacAGCCACGACGGAAGTGCCCGCTGTCATCGAttcattaaaatactttctCTTAACTGTGAATCTCGTtacttttttgtaaattttagcCGCAAAGTCTCAATCTGCTTTCATCACACCTCTTTGCGTTACACTTCAAAATCTCtgatctttattttttttcttcgttactATATTTGCGTCGTCTGTGTCACGAGAACGTCGCTCCCTTTAGTACCTAAGTTATATTTATGATATATACAtggtaataaataaattctccGCCAATTCGGCCATTTTTCTCACAATGTGTGAAGTAATTTGAttcggaattttttattcttcttatcgtttttgtacttgaaatggaaaaaaatagcgataaaaatattccctgCGAGGTGCTCGGCTTCGAAAAATGGAAACTAATCTTTTTGCTTACAAATATAGACATAGAAAATATACGAGTAGAAAAAAACTCAAGTTCACTTGAACATTCGTGAAAGTTAGAAATtctacgaataaaaaaatctattaaaATTCAACGGTGGCAAGAAAAATGGCAGTTTTCACGGAGAAGATTGTTGAGTCGTTGAAAAACAACATGCGCAGGATTGGAAAATCATCGTGAAAGATAATCGAGCTCAGCCGGTGAGCCTCGATCACTTTTTCAAACGTTATCGTTTgtgtttttatatatataatatattttttttttttcgtttttttttctttgcttcttTTCGTTCTCAAGAGACAATACGTATGAAACTCACGCCACGAAAAAATTGAGGCGTGATTTctggaaaaaaagaacagttacgaaaactacgaaaaatgtTAGGCAACTGAGAGTCGTGAGGTTGGACCTCACATTAGAAATCCTAGGTTTGAAAAGTAAACCCGACGGATTGGCTTAAttctaaaaatataaataaacaacGTTGTATCTAAAAATCGAAGGATATCGTGAAACAGTGATTGACGCGATTGGTTCTCCACGTGAGAATAAAGTGAGAGCCTCACATAATTCGAGGGGTTTTCAAAAAACACAATTTCCCAagaatttcaatgtttttttcttgaattctgcAGAATATTCATCGACCGACGTTCAAAAACAAATCGATCATCTTCGCGAGTACTTTATCAGGAGTGTTTAAGCTCTACCGCAGAGCCCTAGAGGTCATGGACCGTTGTCCATGTCTTCGGTCACCAATTGGAATTGTTCCTGACCtagaaaagaattttcaacgaCTGTTGCTAATTACCATATCATTTTTATATgcaaaagcataaaaaaggcCAATTCGATGTGGATTATTGagcaaaaaataagagaaaaataaattttacagATTTTCAATCGGTAGAAAAAGCACCGAGCAAAAACTTACTATGAAGATAAGCGGCGAGGTCACGATCCTCGGCAGCGAGCGCGAGCTCTCGAGGCGTATTGCCGTAGCGGTCGCGCACCGTGAGTGTCGCCCCACCGGCGACCAACATACAGCATATCGAGCGTCTTTTTTGCTGTGCCGCCTTGTGCAATGCGGTTTGCCCTCTGCGAAACACGTTATATTGAGATAAATCCTCCGATTTTATCTCTTAACCAGAGTGAGGTTTCGATTCCTCGTTAGCTTAAGCTTACTTGTCATTGTCAACCATGTTGAGAATGGTCGGTGGAGCGCACGCGATGAGGTATCTGACGATGTCCTTGTGACCGTGTCTGGCTGCGACGTGAAGAGCAGTTTGGCCGTTCGCGTCAATCGACAGTAGGGAAAAACCTCGCTCGTGGAGCTCTCGTAGAGCTTTGAGGTCTCCTATTTTGGCTGCTCTAAGAATTCCGTcgcatgttttttcaagaaggCCGCTACTGAAGCTATGTACTTCGGAACTGAGGCCAAACAATCGGTCCCGAGgactgaaaaattgagggggaGGGGAAAAACGATAAGAATTGAATGACTGAGAGTTGCTTTTTGTTTGTGAGAAAATCGAGCCTGGCTTGACCTGATAAATGTGGAAGAATTTTGATGCTGCGACTGTCCAGCGGTCGTAGCACTGAAGGCCTTGGATGAGGTTTGTTTGGCTAATAATTTGTTGGACATTGGTTCGGCGTTGTCGTCGTTTTTCACGTAGGATACCTCGGGTGGCAATTCGACTGACTTTTTAGGCCGAGAATCCGATTTTGTGATGGAGCTGTGTCCAGACATTGGTGGTGGCTTATCTGCGGGGACCGATGGCTTGTCTTCGGGTCTTTCCGAAGCTTGTCTAGAAACGTGCGGACTATCGCGGGGTCGCTCATTCGATACAGGCTTTTCCTCCCTCATCGTCATCATTCGATCCGATCGTTCTTCGCTGTTGGTCAAAAAGCAGCGCtggtttttgttttcaatgaataataaaatagaacgaaagtgagtggagcttcgagtttcatttcgaaaatgacTTTTCATTACCTCGGCGAGGCCTGGGCAGTCTCGGGCTCCGGATGACTGTTCCTTCCACCGTCGGACTCGTTGGACATCTGGCCGCCTAGATTCTCGTCGAGGATGTACACCGCCTCGACAGCGACGTCGGTAACGTAGTGCAGCTGCTCCTGGGCTCTGTCTATCCTGAAGAATCGTTCGGCTGTGCAGGCTGCGATGGAAAAATACCAAAGATTAAGGCAGTCCGATGCAACTCGGAGGAAGCTTAATCGCCGCGGGGCTTTGAAAACTCACAATCGAGAAAGCAGCACGCATCCATAGGCTGGTCCTTCGACAGGATTTTTCTAAGAGCTTCGAGGTCTGTGGTAGCGTCGATGTCGAGAGGTTCGGCGAGGCACGATACCGCAACCCGTTTCAATCGATCTTTATCCGAATGGAAGGCCTCGTAGTCGGACATTTTGATCCTCATGACTGGAAGCTTGAGGCTCTCGAGCTTGACGCCGGTGTTTTGTTGGGGCTTGCTGGAGCTTCGCCTTTTCGCGAGCATCGTTGCTTTGTTGAGTAAACTCATTTCTATTATGGATGGCAGGAGCCGACACGCTTCGCCGTCGACCTTCAACACAATGCAGTCGCTAGAGTAGCTTTCCGAGTTTAATTTATTATCAGCAATGAATGCATCAAGCCCTTCTCAATGAGTTATAACGCATCCGTGGAAGGTCTGCAAACTTAAATTGCTGTAGTTGACGGCACGAGAGTTACCGTTCCACGGAGCGAGCGTTTGGAACTACGGACAGTTTCAGACTCCCGGTACGATTAGTGTTAATTGAAATTAGGACTTTGATGGAGCCAGTTAAGAAGTTAACTGAAATTAGTGAATTGTCAGACAATGCGCTAGGAGCCGGTTATACCTGCATGGGAATGGTTCGCGTCGTAATTAGTTTAGCTTTGCTACACTGAGCGATGCAAGTGCCATGGCCACCGGCTTGGAGCAGCGGAAGCTGGAAAGTCGTCAGTCCGACGACCTCAATGAGGCCGTCCTCGGTGGATGGCTCTTTCGTCCCGCTCGTAGCACCCCAAGGATGAGTTCCACCCCCGTAGGAAGCTATATTTAGAAATACGATCGCGTGTACCCGGTGCTCCTTCAGTTTCGGTGTCATATCTTGTCCGTCGCACTCGAGGGTCACGAATTCCGAGAGGTCTTTCCACTTTCGTATCACGAGATCTTTGCCTCCCATTTGGCcataaaacattttgtttcGAAGCCGAGAATTGAATTTCTCGGGATGAGCCTCTGGaacgataaaattttatcatttttcaagatCCCTCAGAGATTTTAAGAAGGGCTCATTTGGACGTCCACTCACCTCGAGCCTCGTGGAACTCTAGAGCGATGTGGGCATCGACCCCCAATGAGAAATAATTGTTGACGACGTTCAAGGGCAAGCTCTCTTTGCCCTTgccgccgtcgtcgtcgttcgcGTTTTGATTACGCTCGACAGTCAATTGCCATCTGTCAAGAAGAGTCGTTTCGCTCTCTCCCATGTTCGAAAGGATCTTGCCGATTGGCTCGTCCGTGTAGCCGCCACCCCAGCCGAGTGCTCTCGCCAAATCGTTGCCCGTTCCCAGCGGCAAAACTCCGACCGCTGGCGGAGGATTCGCACCGATCTGATCGAGTATCGACAACACCCAACCGACTGTGCCATCGCCGCCACAAGCCAGGACTCGCAGATTCGGAACCTTCTTGAACAGCTCCAATCTTCGGAAATACgcaaaaatcacgaaaatcagTAGAAGCGATCCGCTAGAAAAAACTCTTTCGAcaataacatgaaaaaatgaccCCTTAAAGATGTCGTTCGATCGGAATCTCATCACCGTGAATGCGAGCATTGAAACTTTATTttctctacatttttttcaagcaatTCAGACAAAATAGTTTCAGCCCAGTTCGCTACTGCTCCACGGGGACTGAAACTTTTTGTAACCGTTCAAATTGGTTCGAACGTCCCAACGTGGATTCCCCTTTCCGACATCGCTACCTACTGTGAAAAAAGTTgtcattgaaagaaaaatcccATCCGAGTGTATATTTCTATTGAATTTCGTTGGCTGAAATCACAGTAGGACAGGAATCACCCACGTTGGGATGGAACGTCAGTTTTTCAGCGACGAGTGACTATTTGAACGAAGTTCCAAGAATTTTTCGACCACGTTATTTATATCCAGTAATATGATTTGCTGCTCGCTCACTCTTTTGGCCACGATGGAGCATGAAAAAGTCGTTGATAAAAGCTGCTTGGAAATTCTCGTGGAGCTTAAAATttcttgattatttttaacgaatttcatactattttacaatttcgatACGCCTACGCGGAAGCTGTttggagttaaaaaaaaaaggtttacaTCGAAAGCTCACCCCATTTTTGGTCCACCTTGAGTGAGATCGAAGACCTGTCTCGGGTTTAAGTGCCACTGAAATTTTTGTAATAACTTGGCGCCTTGATTGCCGCCGGACTTTGGATTAATGAAGACTATAACGGGCCTGACGTTAATGGATGGAATGGGTTTGACGATCCACATTTTTCCCTGATCCTTGTCGTCCTTGTCCTTGTCTTTTTCCTTGCTCTTCCGTCGACTGGAGGCGCCCGAGCCGCCGccggattttttcttcctcggtGATTTTCTCAGGCTGCTTTTGAAGCTTCCTTTGCGTGGTAACTTGACGATCCAGGATGGTGGCACTATGATGGAAGCGTGGGATCCGAGCTCGCAATTTTCCCCGATTTTTTGGACGTTGAAACAGGCCTCCTTGTTGTGATAAGCGGCTTTGCACCAGCTGCAGCTCACCGCGACTATTTCCTTCGAGCTGAAGCTCAGCTTCGATTGAAAAGCTTTGCCGCAGTTGGCGCATTTACCCTTCTGCGATCTTCGGTGGACCCAGTGATGGTGGGTCGATGTTTGTTCCCGATATTGACGGACACCCACGTCCCGGAAGCTCGGTTTGCACTCGAAGCTCAAGCTCCCGGCGCATAACAGATGTGCCACGACACGACAAGCCGCGCATTTCACTCGTGGACCGTGTTTCTGTGAACATTCACAAAAACCAATAGTAAAACATCGAGTTTCGACAGAGCTCATCGCCGAGGGCTCTTGTGAGGGAGCACGAAAGCCCCACTTTGTGGCTCCAAAAATATTTCCACCTTCTGAAAATGTACTTTCTTTCCATCTGAAAAATACCATTTACGTATCACGAATTCCTTTGCTCCCAACATCACGGAGGCTTCGTATTCGAGTCCGGGAAAAAACCATCGACGCTCATATTTCTCCAGCACGATCGTCTCGTCCGTGAAAACACGTTCCCCTGCCGTAATTTCACTGTTTCAACCGACTTTTACTAAATGAAAAAGGCAAGGAAAATTGTGAGGGATTACGTGTCTTAATACCGGATTACGTAAGGTCTCTGCGGCTGTGTCACGAGGCGCGCACGTGTGTTTTTCGTTTTGGCGTAGTCGCAGCTTGCGGCGGCCCGTGTGTGTTATTTCAGTCATTTGATAAACGCGACGGAAATTCGCTCGGTTCTGTTGCGGCCAGGGAGTAGCaaacctttttctttttctcgttcgcCTTCCTCTTTCCGCACTCCTCGCaacaattattcaaaataattttatgcAAGTGGGACTGTGTAATAAGATTCTGAAGAAAGGACGACGACACGTTGCTCTCATGCGCTCGCGTGTCGTTGCTTCCCAGTCCGCCACTCGACTCTTAATGTAATATAAACGAGTGAAATAGCGTTTCATGAGGAATTAAGTTGCATTATAAATGACCTGGAGAACGCTTAGTTTCAATACTAAATACATGGAACgtatgcaaataaaaaattagtatAATTGAACCACGCTCAATCGATATTAATACTCAGGCCTGATGAAAAATACAATATTTATTCCATATATAAAATATCGAATGAAATGCTTCCAAGGTCCTCGCAGCCCCTCACTCGACGGCGAACAAATTTCCAAAAGACTCTGCAGATGCTCCGATTATCAGTCCCCGGAAAAGCCTGCTGACAGGGAGCAGTTGATTGAACGATGCTCTAATGCTTTTTTTATCACTGCCTATTTCGTTATCGTCGTAGTTTTCTGGAACTTTGAGAATAATGCGCCGAACGCGCTGGAATCGAAGGGCTTCTCGAGGACAAAGTATCGAActtgcattttttgttttcatcgagAATTTGTTTAGTCCGTAAGTTTTGTGACGTTACGAATAGTTTGAGTAAATTTGCAAGGATCATAAAACGGTTTGGACTTTTTCTCGCTCGTTCCTCGTCGAAAAGAGGACTTAAGGGGAGTTCGTGCTTTTAGCTTCGGAGCCAAAGTGACAGGCAAACGCGTTGACGATGAAGAATggcagtttttttcagttgcgTTCGATcggtcgaaaaaatttcatcaatttttcactaTCGTCACAGCTGCTTGGGTTGCGAAAGGATCTTGAGTGAGTGTTTTTGTAATCACTGGACTAAGAACCACCAGCAAAAGCCACACCAGCGAACAGTAGCGCAGATCacaaaaaaatggggaaactaTCGCGTGGGCTAGacggagaataaaaatttggggATCTGAcagaatttttgttgaatcgtCGCAAACAAAACTTCTCTGGCGCATAATTTCTAACATGTTTCTAACAGAGTTAGGACAAAAGTTTTTGATTCTTAAGTCCaatatttttcggaaaattggGAACAATCATTTTTCAGTAGTACAGGAAACACAAGTTAGATGATTCTCGTAACTTTGATGTCGAAGAATAATCCGCAATTATGTAAAACTCTAGTCAAGGCCTCTCTTTCAGTTAAATGTCTGATGGAACTTTGCTGGAACGTTTAACGCTCATATTTAGAgcaatttatttcttcgtgtATGCTTTTACATAAATTTTAAGTTCGAAACCCTCGTCTCAAATTATAACATTTTAAGGTGTTTCCGCCAGGCGATATCAAAAACTCAATATTCAGTAAACTTCAAACtacagatatttttcaaattacgaACTGCTGTCTGTGGGAACAGGAAGTTttgttaaaaatgaaaactgaaaaaaattgctttctcGAATCGTACAAACCGAGACCAGTTCTCGGAACAGCTTTTCGAGAATAATTTTCGCAAAACAAAGAAACAATGGAGGGATTGGTCACGATTGATCTTccgatttaattttttgcaaGAAGACAGCCCCCCAACGCAAAATTCCTGTAAAAAGTGTTTCTAGACaccgaaagaagaaaaatttttcattcacaatattttgtaacaaaaatccaaaaatttaTCTATTTTCTGAATGAAGACTTCGCGAATCGCGAGCTTAGTGTTCGGCACGAACTTTAGAGTGTAAAAAACACTGGagaaacgaattttgaaaattttcgaaaacaattcgaCTCGATCCACTTGTCTCAAAGTCGCTGCGGCGACTCTAGATTACTCGGGTTAACAATGCAACTTTCGATATCAGAAAAATGTGGTTGCCTAAGGAACGGCGTCGTGAATATTCGAATATCACGTCTGCCAGTAGCGTTTCAGCGTGAGCCCAGAAAGCGGAGCTTTTGGAGTATTAATCTTAATAACTCGGAGCCGATGAGGGGTGTAAAAGTGAGCGAGAAGTGTTTCAACCCATTCCAAGAGCAGTCCTCAGGTATATAAATAGCTGTGAACGGGGAAGGTGTactgaattaataaaaaatcatgtttcGCGAtacttttcgaatgaaaatacttCTAGACCTTGAACCGACGTTGTACCTGACGTTGCAGAATTCCTTTTCCCGGGgcacaataaaaaatgagttcgCGATGACGGGGCAGAAAAAAAGTCGGAGCGAATAAAAAGGAAGCGAGCGAAGGGTGTTCGCGAAGCTTACGTACGTATGAATAATATTCATGAACTATTTATACGATTAAACAACCTCTGATATGTGCATAGTAAAGGGCGATCATCGGTTCGGCTGGTTCGACGATCAACGATGGTATTTTCCTATCGACAATATCAACGGCCGTCGTCGTTCGACGTTCcttcatttcttttcgttgaaaattgcataaaaaacTCACCGAGCAATCGTTCATGTAACAAAAGTCGCCGGAAGCCGCAGTGGGCACCCAGAGATGTTCGCCGTTGAGTGCATCATTTCCCCAATCAGGGGTCGACCGAGGCTCGCGATGCCCTCCGCTCGAGCCGCCCCCCTCTTGACGTctgaaaacgttgaaaattcgttttacGCGCAATTCTCTCGGGgacattcatttttcaatgttttacgCGTTAGACTTACAGCTTAGAATTGGAAGCAACGTGGGAATAGTATTTACACattgatgtgaaaaaaatggtgaaaaatttacgaaaactCAATGGAATCGTCTTTTGGCcgatttttataacgaaacgTGCGCCTGTGAAAAAGCTCTACGAAACACTCAATTCCCTGCGCGGCAGGCTGAGCATGTAAAGgcaagtgtaaaaaaatctctttAAAAGCCGGACTTTTACTCGTTTTTCTACCTTCGTGTACGCCTCATTCAGGCTCTTTTGACGAATCGCCAGAAAGCTTTCGAGGGTTCATCTGCATTTAGCACGTAAATTTCGAGGTCGGATGGCCAGTGTCGTtgcaaatgagaaaaaaaaatgaaatttttcttttcttttttttcagggttaaATAGAAGATTTAATTAACATTGTCCGGGTGCAACACTCGTGCAGTTAAGCCAGTGAGGCGGTAAAGGGTCAATTAGGGAAATGATTCGTCCAGCAGGTTTTCGGGGTGTTGACATTTTTCGATGTTCCGcgtccttcgatttttcacatttacAGTTTACCTTTCAACAATCTATTTTGGCGAAAACAAAACTaattcattcaacttttttccaactATTGACGAATGcgagaaaacggaaaaaataaaagcgagAAACGGAAAGTATACGATTCGCAAAGGGTTGAAGCCTTGCAGAAAatagaaagggagagagagacagaaaaaaaactagaaaGAAAGTCGAGAGGCTCTCGTCCTCGCGGGCGAACTTTTCAGTTCGTGCTTTTTAGGCGAAATGGCAAGATACGAGATTTGAAAAGGATGCAATGGACGATAGTTTGttaagggagagagagagagagagagagagagagagagagagagagagagagagagagagagcgactgCGAAGAGAGGTGCAACGGCAGatggaaagagaggaagaaactAGGAAAGAGCGAGTGGTCGACGGATGGCGCTTAAAAGCTCGCGAATAGATTTTAATAAGTAGGTCGTTGCGGTTGAGGGAACAGAGCACGTgagtgaaagaaagagaaaagctgAAAAAATGCGGGCGAGGAGAGGAGATCACGGGGAGGGAAGGCAAGTCGAAGGGAGGAGAGGAAGATGGAGAAATAATGAGAAtaggggggagagagagagagagaataaagcTCGTAGGGGTTGAACAAGACATTCGCGCTTGCTTTGTCACGATGAAAAAGAGCCTTTATTCCAACGACGAATTTTAACTTCAATTACGCAAATGGGCTTCTACATGCTAATTAACTGGTTCAATTCACTGCTTTCCTACCTCTTAACGACCTCCCCCCTCCGGGTCTTATCGCGTTATTTCTATATTCACCATTTTGACGAACTACCTTGATATCGCGATGCCCAAAACATAGAAAagcttctcaatttttt
Proteins encoded:
- the rdgA gene encoding eye-specific diacylglycerol kinase isoform X1, encoding MQRLRSTFKRSRTPTGAEMKSQSSLEVPKQVRSASFDEIQLEAKRHDVKDLQTQNRDARSSACTTRTTSSSSSSCSPGRSSQHEVKSRMPSTLRVPQLQSGQRSKSFDVCERNVLLGTGLSATSQKRQAQLSSMGRSTGFSTRGKFERETPLIQLSGCYHCACVEEYKNLYLRTQDDDEDEEEDNDNEDEDREDENDGKIDANDYAGYKYDVASGGRNEDDFADEDDDEEYEDELDLGDVVSRQASGHEDETEMPEMSARNWSPSTDEDDNKKRGGGSPEIRVTLTTNSYQSYDKSNLEFDTGSSDGTEVRQYDFVSCDRQQRRRSVASPRLSRQEALTSFPPELPAIRGLIEDEDLQRINDYEDDAASSRSRNSSLNSPPDRPSRNTHLDHLDDNKTRLVVRDIFLTVPELKRDRAASVDSCFNNNKNGKNPGGIGVPGDSDSLNVPQQNVRSKSVDIVLPTEAQTRYTALLPPNETRPSRGRQEGGGSSGGHREPRSTPDWGNDALNGEHLWVPTAASGDFCYMNDCSKHGPRVKCAACRVVAHLLCAGSLSFECKPSFRDVGVRQYREQTSTHHHWVHRRSQKGKCANCGKAFQSKLSFSSKEIVAVSCSWCKAAYHNKEACFNVQKIGENCELGSHASIIVPPSWIVKLPRKGSFKSSLRKSPRKKKSGGGSGASSRRKSKEKDKDKDDKDQGKMWIVKPIPSINVRPVIVFINPKSGGNQGAKLLQKFQWHLNPRQVFDLTQGGPKMGLELFKKVPNLRVLACGGDGTVGWVLSILDQIGANPPPAVGVLPLGTGNDLARALGWGGGYTDEPIGKILSNMGESETTLLDRWQLTVERNQNANDDDGGKGKESLPLNVVNNYFSLGVDAHIALEFHEAREAHPEKFNSRLRNKMFYGQMGGKDLVIRKWKDLSEFVTLECDGQDMTPKLKEHRVHAIVFLNIASYGGGTHPWGATSGTKEPSTEDGLIEVVGLTTFQLPLLQAGGHGTCIAQCSKAKLITTRTIPMQVDGEACRLLPSIIEMSLLNKATMLAKRRSSSKPQQNTGVKLESLKLPVMRIKMSDYEAFHSDKDRLKRVAVSCLAEPLDIDATTDLEALRKILSKDQPMDACCFLDSCTAERFFRIDRAQEQLHYVTDVAVEAVYILDENLGGQMSNESDGGRNSHPEPETAQASPSEERSDRMMTMREEKPVSNERPRDSPHVSRQASERPEDKPSVPADKPPPMSGHSSITKSDSRPKKSVELPPEVSYVKNDDNAEPMSNKLLAKQTSSKAFSATTAGQSQHQNSSTFISPRDRLFGLSSEVHSFSSGLLEKTCDGILRAAKIGDLKALRELHERGFSLLSIDANGQTALHVAARHGHKDIVRYLIACAPPTILNMVDNDKGQTALHKAAQQKRRSICCMLVAGGATLTVRDRYGNTPRELALAAEDRDLAAYLHIVENSFLGQEQFQLVTEDMDNGP
- the rdgA gene encoding eye-specific diacylglycerol kinase isoform X2, with translation MQRLRSTFKRSRTPTGAEMKSQSSLEVPKQVRSASFDEIQLEAKRHDVKDLQTQNRDARSSACTTRTTSSSSSSCSPGRSSQHEVKSRMPSTLRVPQLQSGQRSKSFDVCERNVLLGTGLSATSQKRQAQLSSMGRSTGFSTRGKFERETPLIQLSGCYHCACVEEYKNLYLRTQDDDEDEEEDNDNEDEDREDENDGKIDANDYAGYKYDVASGGRNEDDFADEDDDEEYEDELDLGDVVSRQASGHEDETEMPEMSARNWSPSTDEDDNKKRGGGSPEIRVTLTTNSYQSYDKSNLEFDTGSSDGTEVRQYDFVSCDRQQRRRSVASPRLSRQEALTSFPPELPAIRGLIEDEDLQRINDYEDDAASSRSRNSSLNSPPDRPSRNTHLDHLDDNKTRLVVRDIFLTVPELKRDRAASVDSCFNNNKNGKNPGGIGVPGDSDSLNVPQQNVRSKSVDIVLPTEAQTRYTALLPPNETRPSRGRQEGGGSSGGHREPRSTPDWGNDALNGEHLWVPTAASGDFCYMNDCSKHGPRVKCAACRVVAHLLCAGSLSFECKPSFRDVGVRQYREQTSTHHHWVHRRSQKGKCANCGKAFQSKLSFSSKEIVAVSCSWCKAAYHNKEACFNVQKIGENCELGSHASIIVPPSWIVKLPRKGSFKSSLRKSPRKKKSGGGSGASSRRKSKEKDKDKDDKDQGKMWIVKPIPSINVRPVIVFINPKSGGNQGAKLLQKFQWHLNPRQVFDLTQGGPKMGLELFKKVPNLRVLACGGDGTVGWVLSILDQIGANPPPAVGVLPLGTGNDLARALGWGGGYTDEPIGKILSNMGESETTLLDRWQLTVERNQNANDDDGGKGKESLPLNVVNNYFSLGVDAHIALEFHEAREAHPEKFNSRLRNKMFYGQMGGKDLVIRKWKDLSEFVTLECDGQDMTPKLKEHRVHAIVFLNIASYGGGTHPWGATSGTKEPSTEDGLIEVVGLTTFQLPLLQAGGHGTCIAQCSKAKLITTRTIPMQVDGEACRLLPSIIEMSLLNKATMLAKRRSSSKPQQNTGVKLESLKLPVMRIKMSDYEAFHSDKDRLKRVAVSCLAEPLDIDATTDLEALRKILSKDQPMDACCFLDSCTAERFFRIDRAQEQLHYVTDVAVEAVYILDENLGGQMSNESDGGRNSHPEPETAQASPSEERSDRMMTMREEKPVSNERPRDSPHVSRQASERPEDKPSVPADKPPPMSGHSSITKSDSRPKKSVELPPEVSYVKNDDNAEPMSNKLLAKQTSSKAFSATTAGQSQHQNSSTFISPRDRLFGLSSEVHSFSSGLLEKTCDGILRAAKIGDLKALRELHERGFSLLSIDANGQTALHVAARHGHKDIVRYLIACAPPTILNMVDNDKGQTALHKAAQQKRRSICCMLVAGGATLTVRDRYGNTPRELALAAEDRDLAAYLHSQEQFQLVTEDMDNGP